One stretch of Nocardia mangyaensis DNA includes these proteins:
- a CDS encoding SRPBCC family protein: MTVTDSIVVAADPLSVYQQVSDPTLMGRWSPENRGAEVARPRESTYVGMEFDGFNKRGAARWVTRCVVIAADPGQRFAFRVEAIGVRRPWLRGGIATWEYRFEPVDGGTRVTETWHDDRARWPNAAVQVFDRIATGGDTFVEFQRKNIHRTLRNLAQELGPAD; encoded by the coding sequence ATGACAGTCACCGACAGCATCGTTGTCGCTGCCGACCCACTGTCGGTCTATCAGCAGGTCAGCGATCCCACCCTGATGGGCCGGTGGAGTCCGGAGAACCGCGGCGCCGAGGTCGCCCGGCCGCGCGAGTCCACCTACGTGGGCATGGAATTCGACGGATTCAACAAGCGCGGCGCCGCGCGCTGGGTGACCCGCTGCGTGGTGATCGCCGCGGATCCGGGACAGCGATTCGCCTTCCGGGTCGAGGCGATCGGCGTCCGGCGGCCGTGGCTGCGCGGCGGGATCGCCACCTGGGAGTACCGCTTCGAGCCCGTCGACGGCGGGACCAGGGTCACCGAGACCTGGCACGACGATCGCGCACGGTGGCCGAACGCGGCGGTGCAGGTCTTCGACCGGATCGCCACCGGTGGCGACACGTTCGTGGAGTTCCAGCGCAAGAACATCCACCGAACCCTGCGCAATCTCGCACAGGAACTCGGGCCGGCGGACTGA
- the glmS gene encoding glutamine--fructose-6-phosphate transaminase (isomerizing), which translates to MCGIVGYIGHRQAVPVLLEGLHRLEYRGYDSAGLALPHRGKLRVTKTQGRVQDLRDKADTATLRGTVGIAHTRWATHGEPSDANAHPHVDATGRIAVVHNGIVENAEQLRAELTAGGVELVSDTDTEAIAHLIARELDEAESLETAVRTALHRIQGTYGLLVLDARRPTELVVARNGSPIVLGVGDGEMFVASDVAALVHHTQRVVFLDDGEIATLRANEFRTSTLGTDSEQTDKVPTTIDMAAEDYALGGHPDFMRKEIAEQGEAVRRALRGRLDDRFATAHLGGLNMDARELRGISKVVFLGCGSAYYAGQLGAQVVEELARIPATAEPASEFRYRNPVVDPDALYVAISQSGETLDTLAAVQELQRKGGRVIGAVNVVGSAIARQCGAGVFLHAGPEISVASTKALTNMSVSFTMLALLLGRVRDLSAADGQRVVEGLRALPDAIDKVLTDEPAIAEIAQRYAEARSMFFIGRVRAWPVAREGAQKLKEVSYIHAEAYQASELKHGPLALIDPEMPSVVIVPDDELLAKNINTIEQIKARGGPVIAVTNADLPANVADDVIRIPRVATELDAMLLTIPLQLLAYHTALALGRDIDKPRNLAKSVTVE; encoded by the coding sequence ATGTGTGGAATCGTCGGATACATCGGTCACCGGCAGGCGGTCCCGGTCCTGCTCGAAGGACTACACCGGCTCGAATACCGCGGCTACGACTCGGCCGGTCTCGCGCTGCCCCATCGCGGCAAGCTCCGGGTCACGAAGACCCAGGGGCGGGTGCAGGACTTGCGGGACAAGGCCGACACCGCCACGCTGCGCGGGACGGTCGGCATCGCGCACACCCGCTGGGCCACCCATGGCGAACCCAGCGACGCCAACGCGCACCCCCACGTCGACGCGACCGGCCGGATCGCCGTGGTGCACAACGGGATCGTCGAGAACGCCGAACAGTTGCGCGCCGAGCTGACCGCAGGCGGTGTCGAGCTGGTCTCCGACACCGACACCGAGGCCATCGCCCACCTGATCGCCCGCGAGCTCGACGAGGCCGAGTCGCTGGAAACCGCTGTGCGCACCGCGCTGCACCGGATCCAGGGCACCTACGGCCTGCTGGTGCTCGACGCGCGTCGTCCCACCGAGCTGGTCGTGGCGCGCAACGGCAGCCCCATCGTGCTCGGCGTGGGTGACGGCGAGATGTTCGTGGCCTCCGATGTCGCAGCCCTGGTCCACCACACCCAGCGCGTGGTGTTCCTCGACGACGGCGAGATCGCCACCCTGCGGGCGAACGAGTTCCGCACCAGCACACTGGGCACCGACTCCGAGCAGACCGACAAGGTCCCGACCACCATCGACATGGCGGCCGAGGACTACGCCCTCGGCGGCCACCCCGACTTCATGCGCAAGGAGATCGCCGAACAGGGCGAGGCGGTGCGCCGAGCACTGCGTGGGCGCCTGGACGATCGCTTCGCGACCGCCCATCTCGGCGGATTGAACATGGACGCCCGGGAGCTGCGCGGGATCAGCAAGGTCGTGTTCCTCGGTTGCGGCTCGGCCTACTACGCGGGCCAGCTGGGTGCGCAGGTGGTCGAGGAACTCGCGCGCATCCCCGCCACGGCCGAGCCCGCGTCGGAGTTCCGCTACCGCAATCCGGTGGTGGACCCGGACGCGCTCTATGTGGCCATCAGCCAGTCCGGCGAGACGCTGGACACCCTGGCCGCGGTGCAGGAACTGCAGCGCAAGGGCGGACGCGTCATCGGCGCCGTCAATGTGGTGGGCAGCGCCATCGCCCGCCAGTGCGGCGCCGGGGTGTTCCTGCACGCCGGGCCGGAGATCTCGGTCGCCTCGACCAAGGCGCTGACCAACATGTCGGTCTCGTTCACCATGCTCGCCCTGCTGCTCGGCCGAGTCCGTGACCTCTCCGCGGCCGACGGCCAGCGCGTCGTCGAGGGCCTGCGCGCCCTGCCCGATGCCATCGACAAGGTTCTCACCGACGAACCGGCCATCGCCGAGATCGCCCAGCGCTACGCCGAGGCGCGCAGCATGTTCTTCATCGGCCGGGTCCGGGCCTGGCCGGTCGCGCGCGAAGGGGCCCAGAAGCTCAAGGAGGTCAGCTACATCCACGCCGAGGCCTACCAGGCCTCCGAGCTCAAACACGGCCCCCTCGCCCTGATCGACCCGGAGATGCCGAGCGTGGTGATCGTCCCCGACGACGAACTCCTGGCCAAGAACATCAACACCATCGAACAGATCAAGGCCCGCGGCGGCCCGGTCATCGCCGTCACCAACGCCGACCTCCCGGCGAACGTGGCCGACGACGTGATCCGAATCCCCAGGGTTGCCACGGAACTCGACGCCATGCTGCTGACGATCCCGCTCCAGTTGCTCGCCTATCACACCGCTCTCGCCCTCGGCCGCGACATCGACAAGCCACGCAACCTCGCCAAGAGCGTCACGGTCGAATAG
- a CDS encoding limonene-1,2-epoxide hydrolase family protein: MTTPTVHTPDSLVTEFCARWRQGTADELTEYFTDDATYHNIPMQAVTGREAIRDFLRGFLGTFGGIDFQVRHQVSAGNLVMNERVDSFTINEQRIDLPVTGVFEIVDGRIHAWRDYFDMATVTAALQG; encoded by the coding sequence ATGACGACACCGACCGTACACACCCCCGATTCGCTGGTCACCGAGTTCTGTGCGCGGTGGCGCCAAGGTACTGCCGACGAACTGACCGAGTACTTCACCGACGACGCGACCTATCACAACATCCCGATGCAGGCGGTCACCGGACGGGAAGCGATCCGGGACTTCCTGCGCGGTTTCCTCGGCACCTTCGGCGGCATCGACTTCCAGGTCCGGCACCAGGTGAGCGCCGGGAATCTGGTGATGAACGAACGCGTCGACAGCTTCACCATCAATGAGCAGCGGATCGACCTTCCGGTGACGGGCGTCTTCGAGATCGTGGACGGCCGGATCCACGCCTGGCGTGACTACTTCGACATGGCCACGGTGACCGCAGCGCTACAGGGTTGA
- a CDS encoding TetR/AcrR family transcriptional regulator produces the protein MTAKNTGVRAARTTANRAKMLAAARKLFTTRGYTPTTMRAIADEAGMAVQTLYFTFATKRAILSELLDVEIAGDTEPIATMDRPWFTAAATAPDPVEQIRRQVAAAATIYARVGPLLEVIRSAAATDPELAELWQTNITQRHIVQLRLAEALTTKTPLRAGITAARAADIALATLAPETFHLLVHERGWTGAEWESWATDALTLHLLAPRPLETSTPEETR, from the coding sequence ATGACAGCCAAGAACACCGGCGTGCGGGCGGCCCGGACGACGGCCAACCGCGCGAAAATGCTGGCCGCGGCACGGAAACTGTTCACCACCCGCGGTTACACACCGACCACGATGCGAGCCATCGCCGACGAGGCGGGCATGGCGGTGCAGACGCTGTACTTCACCTTCGCCACCAAACGCGCGATCCTGTCCGAACTCCTGGATGTCGAGATCGCCGGTGACACCGAGCCGATCGCCACCATGGACCGCCCCTGGTTCACCGCGGCCGCCACCGCCCCTGATCCCGTCGAACAGATCCGACGGCAAGTCGCCGCGGCCGCGACGATATACGCCCGCGTCGGCCCGCTTCTCGAGGTGATCCGATCGGCCGCGGCGACCGACCCCGAACTCGCCGAGCTCTGGCAGACCAACATCACCCAGCGCCACATCGTCCAGCTCCGCCTGGCCGAGGCCCTCACCACCAAAACTCCACTGCGAGCAGGCATCACCGCAGCCCGCGCCGCGGACATCGCCCTCGCCACCCTCGCTCCCGAGACATTCCATCTCCTGGTCCACGAACGCGGCTGGACCGGCGCCGAGTGGGAATCCTGGGCCACCGACGCTCTCACCCTGCACTTGCTCGCGCCGCGACCGCTCGAAACATCGACACCGGAGGAAACCCGATGA
- a CDS encoding NAD-dependent epimerase/dehydratase family protein: MNVLILGGYGAVGVHLVQLLRAQGISALAAGRDPARADRVVDVTTTDGFAAALSGVTTVVNCAGVEDLRVAEECARRGIAFVEISATSDYVRALARVRGPVLLGVGLAPGLTTLLAVDAFASDPGPIDIMIGLGSGEHHGPAATAWTYQLLGQRFPDPDGTDIRNFTGPARFTIPEKARYKPFPAVRADFADQHRLTDELGVPVRSYLRLDSRLATAGLAALTWIPALRAVAPRHMPGSDRWVVLARSANGSDHWATGRGQSLATATVAAATVRELARRQITTPTWIHELLDLATLRDDLSTTGIEFGQSTAVI; encoded by the coding sequence ATGAATGTCCTGATACTGGGCGGCTACGGGGCTGTCGGCGTGCACCTCGTCCAACTACTGCGGGCGCAAGGCATCTCGGCGCTCGCCGCCGGACGCGACCCGGCTCGCGCGGACCGAGTTGTCGATGTCACCACGACGGACGGCTTCGCAGCCGCGTTGTCCGGGGTGACGACGGTGGTGAATTGCGCCGGCGTCGAAGACCTCCGGGTCGCCGAGGAATGCGCCCGGCGCGGCATCGCCTTCGTCGAGATCTCGGCGACTTCCGACTACGTGCGGGCCTTGGCGCGCGTCCGAGGCCCGGTCCTGCTGGGAGTCGGCTTGGCGCCCGGCCTGACCACCCTGCTCGCCGTCGACGCGTTCGCGAGCGACCCGGGCCCGATCGACATCATGATCGGTCTCGGTTCCGGCGAACACCACGGCCCTGCCGCCACAGCCTGGACCTATCAGCTGCTGGGACAGCGCTTCCCCGACCCCGATGGCACCGACATCCGCAACTTCACCGGACCCGCACGCTTCACAATTCCCGAAAAGGCCAGGTACAAGCCATTTCCCGCGGTACGCGCCGACTTCGCCGACCAACACCGCCTGACCGACGAACTCGGCGTTCCGGTCCGGTCCTACCTGCGACTGGACTCCCGCTTGGCCACCGCCGGACTGGCCGCCCTCACTTGGATACCCGCGCTGCGTGCGGTGGCGCCACGGCACATGCCCGGCAGCGACCGCTGGGTGGTCCTCGCCAGATCCGCCAACGGTTCGGACCACTGGGCAACCGGCCGCGGCCAGTCCCTGGCCACGGCCACGGTCGCCGCCGCCACGGTCCGAGAACTCGCCCGCCGACAGATCACCACCCCGACCTGGATCCACGAACTACTCGACCTCGCCACCCTGCGCGACGATCTGTCGACGACGGGTATCGAATTCGGACAGTCGACCGCGGTGATCTGA
- a CDS encoding NAD(P)-dependent alcohol dehydrogenase gives MRALLQPVYGEADTLTVGDVPIPTPGKGQVLVQVAAASVNAADVFLMRGVPRSVRPGNGLRRPARRRLGLDLAGVVADVGPGVARWQVGDAVFGQGIATFAEFALAQEGHLAALPQGVGPEHAATLPIAGTTAMRAVEVAKVRPGQRIVVTGVAGGVGQFAAQLAALRGAEVIGVCSGRNVERVRALGIENVLDYETQDPLDTATPYDAVIDNVGAVRIRDWRRVVARGGAILPNSGVRGPDGGALMRVVKAQWHGLVAPQRVRILYTTFTTERLTELGKLLATERVRPLVDTVFTLGEAPEALARVGTHHARGKVIVTAP, from the coding sequence ATGCGCGCACTTCTCCAGCCCGTCTACGGCGAGGCCGACACTCTCACGGTGGGCGACGTGCCCATCCCCACTCCGGGAAAGGGTCAGGTACTGGTCCAGGTTGCCGCAGCGTCGGTCAATGCGGCCGACGTGTTCTTGATGCGCGGCGTGCCCCGCTCCGTGCGGCCGGGAAACGGACTACGGCGCCCGGCCCGGCGGCGGCTCGGCTTGGACCTGGCGGGCGTTGTTGCCGACGTCGGTCCTGGAGTGGCCCGCTGGCAGGTGGGTGACGCGGTCTTCGGACAAGGCATCGCCACGTTCGCCGAGTTCGCCCTTGCCCAGGAGGGCCACCTCGCGGCGCTTCCCCAGGGCGTCGGCCCCGAGCATGCCGCCACCCTTCCGATCGCCGGAACCACCGCCATGCGCGCGGTCGAGGTGGCGAAGGTGAGGCCAGGCCAACGGATTGTCGTCACCGGCGTCGCCGGCGGCGTCGGCCAGTTCGCGGCACAACTGGCGGCACTGCGCGGCGCCGAAGTCATCGGCGTGTGTTCGGGTCGCAACGTGGAACGCGTGCGGGCGCTGGGAATCGAGAACGTCCTCGACTACGAAACCCAGGACCCCCTGGACACCGCCACGCCCTACGACGCTGTCATCGACAACGTCGGCGCCGTGCGCATCCGAGACTGGCGCCGGGTAGTGGCGCGCGGCGGCGCCATTCTGCCGAACAGCGGGGTGCGGGGGCCCGACGGCGGTGCCCTCATGCGTGTCGTCAAGGCCCAGTGGCATGGGCTCGTCGCGCCGCAGCGCGTGCGCATCCTGTACACGACCTTCACCACGGAGCGGCTCACGGAGTTGGGGAAACTGCTCGCCACCGAACGTGTCCGGCCCCTCGTGGACACGGTGTTCACCCTGGGCGAAGCGCCGGAAGCGCTTGCGAGAGTGGGAACTCACCACGCCCGAGGCAAGGTGATCGTCACCGCCCCCTGA
- a CDS encoding helix-turn-helix transcriptional regulator, with protein sequence MGGPKPTRVSNRIRDLRTERKLTQAELAATLDVTRQTIIAIEHGRYSPSLEMAFQIAQVLRAPLEEVFTYKADETS encoded by the coding sequence ATGGGCGGCCCCAAACCCACCCGGGTCTCCAACCGCATCCGGGACCTGCGCACGGAGCGCAAACTCACGCAGGCCGAGCTCGCGGCCACCCTCGACGTCACCCGCCAGACCATCATCGCCATCGAACACGGCCGCTACTCGCCCTCGCTCGAGATGGCCTTCCAGATCGCGCAGGTGCTCCGCGCCCCGCTCGAGGAGGTCTTCACCTACAAGGCGGACGAGACGAGCTGA
- a CDS encoding helix-turn-helix transcriptional regulator — MRVAAVSGAADAEASLRALATVRQVLPSRLRHRIDGATFTTLPADAAVAADSGVLMDVNAAVRAREVLRFDYVSVGRDPDETPSQRRVEPHHVVFGNGRWYLAAWDLDVDDWRIYRLDRLTPRTPTGPRFTPRTVPGGDVSDFLAARFKGSDRGSTWPCTGEVVVVLPAREVIPFVPEGIVEELEDIRCRIVVGSWSWVALAASIGRFDATITDVRPRELADACALLARRFADIGRIDSL, encoded by the coding sequence GGCCGACGCCGAAGCGTCCCTGCGGGCGCTGGCGACGGTTCGGCAGGTGTTGCCGTCGCGATTGCGTCACCGAATCGACGGTGCGACGTTCACGACGCTGCCTGCCGATGCCGCAGTGGCGGCCGACTCCGGCGTCCTGATGGATGTCAATGCCGCGGTCAGGGCGCGTGAGGTCCTGCGATTCGACTACGTCTCGGTCGGACGTGATCCAGACGAGACTCCGTCGCAGCGCCGGGTCGAACCCCATCATGTCGTGTTCGGCAACGGACGCTGGTACCTCGCTGCCTGGGACCTCGACGTCGACGATTGGCGGATATACCGCCTCGACAGGCTGACACCACGCACCCCGACCGGACCCCGCTTCACCCCGCGCACGGTGCCCGGTGGGGACGTGAGCGATTTCCTCGCCGCGCGTTTCAAGGGCTCGGATCGGGGGAGCACGTGGCCCTGCACGGGCGAGGTCGTGGTGGTACTGCCTGCGCGAGAAGTGATCCCGTTCGTGCCTGAGGGAATCGTCGAGGAACTCGAGGATATCCGGTGCCGGATCGTCGTCGGTTCCTGGTCATGGGTGGCCTTGGCAGCATCGATCGGCCGCTTCGACGCGACCATCACCGATGTGCGGCCCCGCGAGCTCGCGGACGCTTGTGCCCTCCTCGCCCGCCGCTTCGCCGACATCGGCCGAATCGACAGCCTCTAG